A stretch of Vigna angularis cultivar LongXiaoDou No.4 chromosome 4, ASM1680809v1, whole genome shotgun sequence DNA encodes these proteins:
- the LOC108330036 gene encoding NADH dehydrogenase [ubiquinone] 1 beta subcomplex subunit 9 translates to MASTAAYLARRAAQKERVRILYRRALKDTLNWAVHRHLFYNDAEILRDRFEENKHVEDPDTIDRLIADAEASYNKWRHPDPYIVPWAPGGSKFTRNPAPPQGIEIVYDYGREDNN, encoded by the exons ATGGCATCGACGGCAGCTTACCTTGCTCGGCGCGCGGCGCAGAAGGAGAGGGTTCGGATCCTGTACCGTCGGGCCCTCAAAGACACTCTTAATTGGGCCGTGCATCGCCACCTCTTCTACAACGAC GCTGAAATCCTCCGCGACAGGTTCGAGGAAAACAAGCACGTG GAAGATCCTGATACAATTGATAGGCTCATAGCGGATGCTGAAGCCTCCTACAACAAGTGGCGTCATCCAGATCCTTACATTG TTCCTTGGGCGCCTGGTGGTTCCAAATTTACTCGCAACCCAGCTCCACCTCAAGGG ATTGAGATCGTTTACGATTATGGCCGTGAAGATAATAactga
- the LOC108331106 gene encoding uncharacterized protein LOC108331106 isoform X1: MFIDGYHRTSSFEQTYRCYSASFIEKPEIENGDKIIMPASALDHLAFLRIDYPMMFELTNGASERVSHCGVLEFTADEGTIYMPYWMMQNMLLQEGDTVRVKYSSLPKGTYVKLQPHTKDFFDISNPKAILETTLRKFSCLTTGDTIMVTYNNKRYYLDIIETKPAKAISIIETDCEVDFAPSLDYKDLGKPNIADETQNKGKFNPFFGTARRLDGKPIPAVYSSRHKNKHVPNVNALSSTTSPSGGKLVFGSNFYRTKETGKEEMEPKREPTEQKKPKFQPFIGRKYSLRN; the protein is encoded by the exons ATG TTTATTGACGGATATCACAGGACTTCATCATTTGAGCAGACATATCGATGTTACTCTGCTTCATTTATTGAAAAG CCCGAAATCGAAAATGGCGATAAAA TTATAATGCCTGCTTCAGCCCTTGATCATCTAG CATTTTTACGCATCGACTATCCTATGATGTTTGAACTCACTAATGGTGCTTCTGAGCGGGTTTCTCATTGTGGAGTTCTGGAGTTCACTGCAGATGAAGGAACTATATATATGCCATACTGG ATGATGCAGAATATGCTTTTGCAAGAGGGAGACACCGTAAGAGTTAAATATTCATCACTACCAAAGGGAACATACGTTAAATTACAACCCCATACAAAGGACTTCTTTGATATCTCCAATCCAAAAGCTAT CTTAGAGACGACTTTGAGAAAATTTTCATGCTTAACGACTGGAGATACTATCATGGTGACATACAACAACAAAAGGTATTACTTGGATATTATTGAAACAAAGCCTGCTAAAGCTATAAGCATCATCGAGACAGACTGTGAGGTGGACTTTGCTCCTTCCTTGGATTACAAAGATCTTGGAAAGCCTAATATTGCAGACGAAACACAAAACAAAG GTAAGTTCAATCCATTTTTTGGGACTGCGAGACGCTTGGATGGAAAACCTATTCCTGCAGTTTATTCATCACGGCATAAAAACAAACATGTTCCAAACGTGAATGCACTGTCTTCCACAACATCTCCATCTGGGGGAAAGCTAGTATTTGGATCAAACTTTTACCGTACAAAAGAAACAGGAAAG GAAGAGATGGAGCCAAAACGAGAACCAACCGAGCAAAAGAAACCAAAATTTCAGCCTTTCATAGGGAGAAAGTATTCCCTGAGGAATTGA
- the LOC108332118 gene encoding kinesin-like protein KIN-7E, giving the protein MRAVTGEELVKWEKMGGMGGHEEKILVLVRLRPLNQKEVDASEVADWECINDTTILYRNTLREGSTFPSACTFDTVFRGDCSTKQVYEEGVKAIALSVVGGINSSIFAYGQTSSGKTYTMIGVTEYVVADIFDYIRKHEERAFVLKFSAIEIYNENIRDLLSSENTPLRLRDDPERGPIIEKLIEETLRDWTHLKELLSFCEAQRQVGETYLNDKSSRSHQIIRLTIESSAREFMGKSSSTTLAASVNFVDLAGSERASQALSAGSRLKEGCHINRSLLTLGTVIRKLSKGRQGHINYRDSKLTRILQPSLGGNSRTAIICTLSPARCHVEQTRNTLLFACCAKQVTTKAQVNVVMSDKVLVKQLQKEVARLESELKTPCPPSTNCDCAAMMRKKNLRIEKMEREIQELIKQRDLAQSQVEDLLRMAGNDQKSKKERVDTWEDEDSISESSSIYPSDLRIGEFNNPHYINENSESSPDKHPDEYCNEILSVGMEESGKDGLEYPDPSVRYNEVLALTWYGDENVTSQEILTPVAEDREERLNQDDATDGVLAQRLDDAELSNDSPLSMSGTVSNCRNLKLTRSWSCREFYTTGSPGNVGEIVSTPASSFEKCFPGRPDGLPRKFLPLTYSASTKLSMNGSPPSIGTPSTDDLRTNSTRTSTNEDITSLQTFVAGMKEMVKLEYEKRLVDDDQDKEAETTYFRFEKNMKDVGVDSMLEAAGSPVEWPLQFKQQQTEILELWEACNVSLFHRTYFFLLFRGDPTDSIYMEVERRRLCFLKGTFHGGNEWVKDAPTVTLASSAKGVERERETLVKLMKRRLSEEERRKVYRKWGIALDSKRRRKQLANRIWSNTDMKHVMESAAVVAKLVRFTWQGDNALKEMFALSFSPHRMSYSSKTTRASLF; this is encoded by the exons ATGAGAGCTGTTACTGGAGAGGAGTTGGTTAAATGGGAGAAGATGGGAGGAATGGGAGGCCATGAAGAGAAGATTCTGGTGTTAGTGAGGCTGAGGCCTTTGAATCAGAAAGAAGTTGATGCGAGTGAAGTAGCAGATTGGGAATGCATCAATGACACTACCATCTTATACCGGAATACCCTTCGGGAAGGTTCCACATTCCCAAGCGCCTGCACCTTCG ACACAGTATTTCGGGGTGACTGTTCCACAAAACAGGTATATGAAGAAGGGGTCAAAGCAATTGCTCTTTCAGTTGTTGGTGGAATCAACT CAAGTATTTTTGCGTATGGGCAAACAAGTAGTGGAAAGACATATACGATGATTGGAGTAACTGAATATGTTGTTGCTGATATTTTTGACTATATAAGAAAG CATGAAGAAAGAGCATTTGTATTGAAGTTCTCAGCAATTGAAATTTACAACGAAAATATCAGGGACCTCCTCAGCAGTGAGAACACACCACTAAGGCTGCGTGATGATCCTGAG AGAGGACCTATTATAGAGAAACTTATAGAAGAGACTCTGCGGGACTGGACGCATTTGAAAGAGCTTCTATCATTCTGTGAAG CACAGAGACAGGTAGGAGAGACATATCTCAATGACAAGAGTTCTCGATCTCACCAAATCATCAGACTG ACAATTGAAAGTTCTGCCAGAGAATTCATGGGTAAAAGCAGCTCAACCACCCTAGCTGCTAGTGTg AATTTTGTTGATTTGGCAGGGAGTGAGCGTGCATCTCAGGCATTATCTGCTGGGTCCAGATTGAAAGAAGGCTGTCATATAAACCGGAGTTTACTCACTCTTGGAACAGTCATTCGTAAACTTAG TAAGGGAAGACAAGGACACATTAATTACAGAGATTCTAAGCTGACACGAATATTGCAGCCTTCCTTAGGTGGCAATTCTAGAACAGCAATCATTTGCACTTTGAGCCCCGCACGTTGTCATGTTGAGCAAACTAGAAACACCCTTCTTTTTGCATGTTGTGCAAAACAAGTGACCACTAAAGCACAGGTTAATGTAGTGATGTCTGATAAAGTATTGGTCAAACAGTTGCAAAAAGAGGTAGCCAGATTAGAGAGTGAATTGAAAACTCCTTGTCCACCTTCAACCAATTGTGATTGTGCAGCAatgatgagaaagaaaaatctCCGAATAGAAAAG ATGGAGAGGGAGATTCAGGAGCTAATTAAGCAACGAGATCTTGCTCAATCTCAGGTTGAGGATTTGCTGCGCATGGCTGGAAATGATCAGAAATCTAAAAAG GAAAGGGTCGACACCTGGGAAGATGAAGATTCAATATCAGAATCATCAAGCATTTATCCTTCTGATTTACGCATTGGAGAATTCAACAATCCTCACTACATCAATGAAAACAGTGAAAGTAGTCCCGATA AACATCCTGATGAATACTGCAATGAAATTCTAAGTGTTGGAATGGAGGAATCGGGTAAGGATGGCTTGGAATATCCTGACCCATCAGTAAGATACAACGAGGTGTTGGCATTAACATGGTATGGAGATGAAAATGTAACAAGTCAGGAGATACTGACTCCTGTTGCTGAAGATAGGGAAGAGAGACTGAACCAAGACGATGCAACAGATGGTGTTTTGGCGCAGAGACTCGATGATGCAGAGTTGAGTAATGATTCTCCTCTGTCTATGTCAGGAACAGTGTCAAATTGTAGGAATCTTAAATTAACAAGGAGCTGGAGTTGTAGAGAATTCTACACGACTGGTTCTCCTGGGAATGTGGGAGAAATTGTGAGTACTCCGGCCAGTAGTTTTGAAAAATGCTTCCCTGGAAGACCAGATGGATTACCGAGAAAGTTCCTTCCATTAACTTATAGTGCTTCCACAAAATTGTCAATGAATGGCTCTCCGCCTTCAATTGGAACTCCATCTACGGATGATTTAAGAACCAACAGCACAAGAACATCCACTAATGAAGATATTACTAGCCTCCAGACTTTTGTTGCAGGGATGAAGGAAATGGTCAAACTTGAGTATGAGAAGCGTCTTGTTGATGATGATCAG GATAAGGAGGCAGAGACAACATATTTTAGATTTGAAAAGAATATGAAGGATGTCGGAGTGGATTCAATGTTAGAGGCAGCAGGATCTCCTGTGGAATGGCCTCTACAGTTCAAACAGCAGCAGACAGAAATATTAGAACTTTGGGAAGCCTGCAATGTATCATTGTTCCACAGGACATACTTCTTTCTTTTGTTCAGGGGTGATCCGACAGACTCTATTTACATGGAGGTGGAGCGAAGAAGATTATGTTTTCTGAAAGGAACATTTCATGGTGGAAACGAGTGGGTGAAAGATGCTCCGACAGTTACATTAGCTTCGAG TGCAAAGGGTgtggagagggagagagagacgCTGGTGAAGCTTATGAAGAGAAGGCTATCAGAGGAAGAGAGGAGGAAGGTGTACAGGAAGTGGGGCATTGCATTGGATTCAAAGCGAAGGAGGAAGCAGCTGGCGAATCGCATATGGAGCAACACAGATATGAAGCATGTCATGGAGAGTGCTGCGGTTGTTGCAAAGTTGGTGAGGTTCACTTGGCAGGGTGATAATGCCCTTAAGGAGATGTTTGCCCTCAGCTTCTCTCCTCATCGAATGTCATATTCCTCCAAAACTACCAGGGCCTCTCTTTTCTAG
- the LOC108331106 gene encoding uncharacterized protein LOC108331106 isoform X2 produces MPASALDHLAFLRIDYPMMFELTNGASERVSHCGVLEFTADEGTIYMPYWMMQNMLLQEGDTVRVKYSSLPKGTYVKLQPHTKDFFDISNPKAILETTLRKFSCLTTGDTIMVTYNNKRYYLDIIETKPAKAISIIETDCEVDFAPSLDYKDLGKPNIADETQNKGKFNPFFGTARRLDGKPIPAVYSSRHKNKHVPNVNALSSTTSPSGGKLVFGSNFYRTKETGKEEMEPKREPTEQKKPKFQPFIGRKYSLRN; encoded by the exons ATGCCTGCTTCAGCCCTTGATCATCTAG CATTTTTACGCATCGACTATCCTATGATGTTTGAACTCACTAATGGTGCTTCTGAGCGGGTTTCTCATTGTGGAGTTCTGGAGTTCACTGCAGATGAAGGAACTATATATATGCCATACTGG ATGATGCAGAATATGCTTTTGCAAGAGGGAGACACCGTAAGAGTTAAATATTCATCACTACCAAAGGGAACATACGTTAAATTACAACCCCATACAAAGGACTTCTTTGATATCTCCAATCCAAAAGCTAT CTTAGAGACGACTTTGAGAAAATTTTCATGCTTAACGACTGGAGATACTATCATGGTGACATACAACAACAAAAGGTATTACTTGGATATTATTGAAACAAAGCCTGCTAAAGCTATAAGCATCATCGAGACAGACTGTGAGGTGGACTTTGCTCCTTCCTTGGATTACAAAGATCTTGGAAAGCCTAATATTGCAGACGAAACACAAAACAAAG GTAAGTTCAATCCATTTTTTGGGACTGCGAGACGCTTGGATGGAAAACCTATTCCTGCAGTTTATTCATCACGGCATAAAAACAAACATGTTCCAAACGTGAATGCACTGTCTTCCACAACATCTCCATCTGGGGGAAAGCTAGTATTTGGATCAAACTTTTACCGTACAAAAGAAACAGGAAAG GAAGAGATGGAGCCAAAACGAGAACCAACCGAGCAAAAGAAACCAAAATTTCAGCCTTTCATAGGGAGAAAGTATTCCCTGAGGAATTGA
- the LOC108331066 gene encoding 30S ribosomal protein S31, mitochondrial — protein MAANGVSMMQRCSVAARWFMKAESAAAMSAVAPQLCGRGDKKTKKGKRFKGSYGNARPKKEKMIERIKDKVEVPRSTPWPLPFKLI, from the coding sequence ATGGCTGCGAATGGTGTGAGCATGATGCAGCGGTGCAGCGTGGCTGCGCGGTGGTTCATGAAGGCGGAGAGTGCGGCAGCGATGTCGGCGGTGGCGCCTCAATTGTGTGGGCGCGGGGACAAGAAGACGAAGAAAGGGAAGAGATTTAAGGGATCCTACGGTAACGCTCGGCCGAAGAAAGAGAAGATGATAGAGCGCATAAAGGACAAGGTGGAAGTTCCCAGGTCTACTCCTTGGCCTCTTCCTTTCAAGCTCATCTGA
- the LOC108331689 gene encoding arginine decarboxylase encodes MPALACCVDAAAPPGYAFAGDISFPAPVAFTDVPLPITDNNTGHWSPSLSAALYNVDGWGGPYFSVNAAGNISVRSHGSATLSHQEIDLLKIVKKASDPKSVGGLGLQFPLIVRFPDVLKNRLECLQSAFDCAIQSEGYGSHYQGVYPVKCNQDRFVVEDIVKFGSPFRFGLEAGSKPELLLAMSCLCKGNPDALLICNGFKDAEYISLALVANKLALNTVIVLEQEEEVDLIVELSKKLCIKPVIGLRAKLRTKHSGHFGATSGEKGKFGLTTAQILRVVKKLDLAGMLDCLQLLHFHIGSQIPSTALLADGVGEAAQIYCELVRLGANMRVIDIGGGLGIDYDGSKSCDSDISVGYSLEEYAGAVVHAVKCVCDRRSVKNPVICSESGRAIVSHQSVLVFEAVGTSSTVGGASSLAFSSPYMAGDLSEDYRFLSEAAFGGDYERCLLYTEELKERCVEQFKQGTVCMEQLAAVDGLCELVRKAVGAGEPVRRYHVNLSVFTSIPDAWGIEQVFPIIPIHRLDEKPSVRGILSDLTCDSDGKIDKFINGESSLPLHEVDGGGYYLGMFLGGAYEEALGGFHNLFGGPSVVRVSQSDGPHSFAVTRAVPGPSCGDVLRVMQHQPELMFETLKHRAYEYVSQDNAAVLASGLARTFDRMPYLVPLSSFEEAALPVSDEDEGVQWSY; translated from the coding sequence ATGCCTGCCCTGGCTTGTTGCGTGGATGCTGCAGCACCTCCCGGCTATGCATTTGCCGGTGACATCTCTTTTCCGGCGCCGGTCGCCTTTACCGACGTTCCTCTGCCTATTACAGACAACAACACCGGCCATTGGTCGCCGTCCCTCTCCGCCGCTCTCTACAACGTCGATGGATGGGGCGGCCCCTACTTTTCCGTCAACGCAGCCGGGAACATCTCGGTGCGCTCCCACGGGTCCGCCACGCTGTCGCACCAGGAGATCGATTTGCTGAAGATTGTGAAGAAGGCCTCCGATCCCAAATCTGTTGGGGGCCTTGGCCTTCAGTTTCCCCTCATTGTCCGTTTTCCGGACGTTCTCAAGAACCGCTTGGAGTGCCTCCAGTCGGCGTTTGATTGCGCAATCCAGTCCGAGGGTTACGGTTCTCATTACCAAGGAGTTTACCCAGTGAAATGCAACCAGGACAGGTTTGTGGTCGAGGATATCGTCAAATTTGGTTCGCCGTTCCGGTTCGGCCTCGAGGCAGGTTCCAAGCCGGAACTCCTTCTGGCTATGAGCTGTTTGTGCAAAGGCAACCCTGACGCGTTGCTAATATGTAACGGCTTTAAGGACGCGGAGTACATTTCTCTTGCCCTGGTCGCCAACAAGCTGGCTCTCAACACCGTGATTGTTCTGGAGCAAGAGGAGGAGGTTGATTTAATCGTTGAATTGAGCAAGAAGCTTTGCATTAAGCCCGTGATTGGGTTGCGTGCGAAGCTCCGAACCAAACATTCTGGTCATTTTGGTGCGACTTCAGGCGAGAAGGGTAAGTTTGGTCTGACCACCGCTCAGATTCTCAGGGTTGTGAAGAAGCTGGACCTTGCTGGCATGCTGGATTGTTTGCAGCTGCTGCATTTTCATATTGGTTCTCAGATTCCTTCGACAGCGTTGCTTGCTGATGGCGTGGGAGAAGCCGCGCAGATCTATTGCGAACTGGTTCGGCTGGGAGCGAACATGCGGGTCATCGATATTGGAGGTGGACTGGGCATTGATTACGACGGTTCCAAGTCGTGTGACTCTGATATTTCAGTCGGGTACAGTCTGGAGGAGTATGCTGGCGCGGTTGTTCACGCGGTTAAGTGTGTGTGCGATCGAAGGTCCGTCAAGAATCCTGTTATCTGCAGCGAGAGTGGAAGGGCCATCGTGTCTCATCAGTCGGTCTTAGTTTTTGAGGCGGTTGGCACTAGCAGCACCGTGGGCGGAGCCTCCTCCTTGGCTTTTTCCTCACCATATATGGCGGGGGATCTGTCGGAGGACTACCGTTTTCTGTCGGAGGCTGCTTTTGGAGGGGATTATGAACGCTGTTTGTTGTACACGGAGGAGCTGAAGGAGCGATGCGTGGAGCAGTTCAAACAGGGGACGGTGTGCATGGAACAACTTGCAGCGGTGGATGGGTTGTGTGAGTTGGTGAGGAAGGCTGTTGGAGCTGGGGAACCTGTTCGGAGATACCACGTGAACCTTTCCGTTTTCACTTCCATTCCGGATGCGTGGGGCATTGAACAGGTGTTTCCCATCATCCCCATTCATCGTCTGGACGAGAAGCCTTCCGTGAGGGGTATTCTCTCGGATTTGACTTGCGACAGCGATGGGAAGATTGACAAATTCATCAACGGGGAGTCCAGCCTGCCGCTGCATGAAGTTGATGGAGGTGGTTACTATTTGGGAATGTTCTTGGGTGGGGCCTACGAGGAGGCGCTCGGTGGATTCCACAACTTGTTCGGCGGTCCCAGCGTTGTGAGGGTGTCGCAGAGCGATGGTCCTCACAGCTTCGCAGTCACGCGGGCCGTGCCGGGTCCATCATGTGGAGATGTTCTTCGAGTGATGCAGCACCAGCCCGAGCTCATGTTCGAAACTCTCAAGCACCGCGCGTACGAATATGTCAGCCAAGACAATGCTGCGGTTCTGGCCTCTGGCCTTGCTCGCACTTTTGACAGGATGCCTTATCTGGTTCCCCTGTCTTCCTTTGAAGAAGCTGCCCTTCCCGTTTCCGATGAGGACGAGGGCGTGCAGTGGTCTTATTAG